One part of the Arabidopsis thaliana chromosome 4, partial sequence genome encodes these proteins:
- a CDS encoding P-loop containing nucleoside triphosphate hydrolases superfamily protein (P-loop containing nucleoside triphosphate hydrolases superfamily protein; FUNCTIONS IN: microtubule motor activity, ATP binding; INVOLVED IN: microtubule-based movement; LOCATED IN: phragmoplast; EXPRESSED IN: 13 plant structures; EXPRESSED DURING: 7 growth stages; CONTAINS InterPro DOMAIN/s: Kinesin, motor domain (InterPro:IPR001752); BEST Arabidopsis thaliana protein match is: kinesin 1 (TAIR:AT4G21270.1); Has 30201 Blast hits to 17322 proteins in 780 species: Archae - 12; Bacteria - 1396; Metazoa - 17338; Fungi - 3422; Plants - 5037; Viruses - 0; Other Eukaryotes - 2996 (source: NCBI BLink).) codes for MAPTPSSSRSNQTQYTLIRTPQTKQRLNFHSKTPNPDGSKDPSPPEHPVEVIGRIRDYPDRKEKSPSILQVNTDNQTVRVRADVGYRDFTLDGVSFSEQEGLEEFYKKFIEERIKGVKVGNKCTIMMYGPTGAGKSHTMFGCGKEPGIVYRSLRDILGDSDQDGVTFVQVTVLEVYNEEIYDLLSTNSSNNLGIGWPKGASTKVRLEVMGKKAKNASFISGTEAGKISKEIVKVEKRRIVKSTLCNERSSRSHCIIILDVPTVGGRLMLVDMAGSENIDQAGQTGFEAKMQTAKINQGNIALKRVVESIANGDSHVPFRDSKLTMLLQDSFEDDKSKILMILCASPDPKEMHKTLCTLEYGAKAKCIVRGSHTPNKDKYGGDESASAVILGSRIAAMDEFIIKLQSEKKQKEKERNEAQKQLKKKEEEVAALRSLLTQREACATNEEEIKEKVNERTQLLKSELDKKLEECRRMAEEFVEMERRRMEERIVQQQEELEMMRRRLEEIEVEFRRSNGGSVDETSGFAKRLRSLYSDDDPGMVKSMDLDMGDPEPVKQVWGAVSHQSSNTISSNFTNLLQPKPSENMLTQMYPDRVCLSTVFEEEEVEEEEEKVIVEDKSICLITTPMPSLNSEGLGKENCFNGADDKESASSRRLRIQNIFTLCGNQRELSQHSGQEEDQANIASPDKKDNQFFSITNKAEALAVEEAKENNISVDQRENGQLDIYVKWETAADNPRKLITTLRVTKDATLADLRKLIEIYLGSDNQAFTFLKLGEPCGAQVAKEKESTVQATSLPLCNGHAYLATLRPGKSSQHKSLQPASPLPLNPIENMMEVTPISKVTPNHQVDEFSSPNLVAHLSSTPFITLRRH; via the exons atggcaccgacaccatcttcttcaagatcaaaTCAAACTCAATACACCTTAATCAGAACtccacaaacaaaacaacgtCTCAATTTCCACTCAAAAACCCCAAACCCAGACGGATCTAAAGATCCATCTCCACCGGAGCATCCAGTTGAAGTAATCGGCCGGATCCGAGATTACCCTGACCGGAAAGAGAAATCACCTTCGATCTTACAAGTCAACACAGATAATCAAACGGTACGAGTCAGAGCTGATGTTGGGTACAGAGACTTCACACTCGACGGTGTTTCTTTCTCGGAGCAAGAAGGTCTTGAAGAGTTCTACAAGAAGTTTATAGAAGAGAGGATTAAAGGAGTGAAAGTTGGGAATAAATGCACGATTATGATGTATGGACCTACTGGTGCTGGAAAGAGTCATACTATGTTTGGTTGTGGGAAAGAGCCTGGGATTGTGTATCGTTCTTTGAGAGATATATTGGGAGATTCTGATCAAGATGGTGTTACTTTTGTTCAAGTTACTGTTCTTGAGGTTTATAATGAGGAGATTTATGATCTTCTTTCGACTAATAGTAGTAACAATTTAGGTATTGGTTGGCCTAAAGGAGCAAGCACTAAG GTGAGGCTTGAAGTAATGGGGAAAAAGGCGAAAAACGCAAGTTTTATTTCTGGGACAGAGGCTGGGAAGATTTCTAAAGAAATTGTCAAAGTGGAGAAACGGAGAATTGTGAAGAGTACACTTTGTAACGAAAGAAGTTCTCGGAGTCACTGCATT aTCATACTTGATGTGCCAACTGTTGGGGGAAGATTGATGCTTGTTGACATGGCTGGTTCTGAAAATATAGACCAAGCTGGGCAGACTGGATTTGAAGCTAAGATGCAA ACTGCTAAGATCAACCAGGGAAATATTGCACTGAAGCGAGTTGTGGAATCTATAGCAAATGGAGATTCTCATGTACCCTTTAGAGACAGCAAGCTGACCATGCTTCTCCAG GACTCTTTTGAAGATGACAAGTCAAAGATTCTAATGATCCTGTGTGCGAGCCCGGATCCAAAGGAAATGCACAAGACTCTCTGTACTCTAGAGTATGGGGCAAAAGCAAAGTGCATAGTTCGTGGGTCTCATACTCCAAACAAAGATAAGTATGGGGGTGATGAGTCTGCTTCTGCTGTGATTTTGGGATCAAGAATAGCTGCCATGGATGAGTTCATTATCAAACTCCAGTctgagaagaagcaaaaagaaaaagaaaggaatgaGGCACAAAagcagctgaagaagaaggaagaggaagttgCTGCTTTAAGATCTCTTTTAACACAGAGGGAAGCTTGTGCTACCAATGAAGAggagataaaagagaaagtaaaCGAGAGAACCCAGCTTTTGAAGTCGGAACTAGATAAGAAACTTGAAGAATGCCGAAGAATGGCTGAGGAATTTGTTGAGATggagagaaggagaatggAGGAAAGGATAGTTCAGCAGCAAGAGGAACTGGAGATGATGAGGAGACGGTTAGAGGAAATCGAGGTTGAGTTCCGCCGCTCAAATGGAGGAAGTGTTGATGAAACTAGTGGGTTTGCCAAAAGACTCAGGAGTCTTTACTCTGATGATGATCCTGGTATGGTGAAGTCAATGGACCTTGACATGGGTGATCCAGAACCTGTCAAGCAAGTGTGGGGAGCTGTTTCACACCAATCAAGCAACACTATTAGTAGCAACTTCACTAACCTTTTGCAACCGAAGCCTTCAGAGAATATGCTTACACAGATGTATCCTGACCGGGTATGCTTGAGCACtgtctttgaagaagaagaagttgaagaagaggaagaaaaagtgATAGTCGAGGATAAAAGCATCTGCTTGATAACAACACCAATGCCTAGTTTGAACTCTGAAGGTTTGGGTAAAGAGAACTGCTTCAACGGTGCAGATGACAAGGAATCAGCCTCGTCTAGAAGGTTGAgaattcaaaacattttcacCCTTTGTGGCAATCAGAGAGAGCTGTCTCAACACAGTGGACAGGAGGAGGATCAAGCCAATATTGCATCACCTGATAAGAAAGACAATCAGTTCTTTTCTATTACGAATAAGGCCGAAGCACTAGcagtagaagaagcaaaggaaAACAATATCTCAGTCGATCAAAGGGAAAACGGTCAGCTAGATATCTATGTTAAATGGGAAACAGCTGCTGATAACCCTCGAAAGCTCATAACAACACTGAGAGTTACAAAGGATGCAACACTAGCTGACTTGAGGAAGCTTATTGAGATCTACCTTGGATCTGATAATCAGGCTTTTACCTTTCTCAAGCTCGGG GAACCATGTGGAGCTCAAGTGGCAAAGGAGAAAGAATCAACAGTTCAAGCTACGAGCCTACCTCTCTGCAACGGACACGCATACCTCGCCACTTTGAGACCAGGAAAGAGCTCACAACATAAAAGTCTTCAACCTGCAAGCCCACTTCCACTTAATCCCATAGAAAACATGATGGAAGTTACCCCCATCTCAAAAGTGACACCGAACCATCAAGTTGATGAATTTTCATCACCCAATCTCGTAGCTCATCTCAGCTCCACTCCATTCATCACTCTCAGAAGACATTAG
- the CKI1 gene encoding casein kinase I (casein kinase I (CKI1); CONTAINS InterPro DOMAIN/s: Protein kinase, ATP binding site (InterPro:IPR017441), Protein kinase, catalytic domain (InterPro:IPR000719), Serine/threonine-protein kinase-like domain (InterPro:IPR017442), Protein kinase-like domain (InterPro:IPR011009), Serine/threonine-protein kinase, active site (InterPro:IPR008271); BEST Arabidopsis thaliana protein match is: casein kinase I-like 10 (TAIR:AT3G23340.1); Has 58467 Blast hits to 58136 proteins in 2224 species: Archae - 39; Bacteria - 9706; Metazoa - 21949; Fungi - 6340; Plants - 9653; Viruses - 309; Other Eukaryotes - 10471 (source: NCBI BLink).) encodes MDRNQKMDHVIGGKFKLGRKLGSGSFGELYLGINIQTGEEVAVKLEPVKTRHPQLQYESKIYMFLQGGTGVPHLKWFGVEGEYSCMVIDLLGPSLEDLFNYCKRIFSLKSVLMLADQLICRVEYMHSRGFLHRDIKPDNFLMGLGRRANQVYIIDYGLAKKYKDLQTQKHIPYRENKNLTGTARYASVNTHLGIEQSRRDDLESLGYVLMYFLRGSLPWQGLKAGTKKQKYDKISEKKMLTSVETLCKSYPSEFTSYFHYCRSLRFEDKPDYSYLRRLFRDLFIREGYQLDYVFDWTISKYPQIGSSSRPRPTPRPALDPPGPPAERAEKPTVGQDLRGRFTGAIEAFTRRNVSSQGALGDRSRHRSSDDIPSSAKEVHESRNGSTSKRGVISSTRPGSSAEPSENHSSRLFSSGSRHATTQRVPQSYESAAAARPGHEDAIRNFELLTIGSGKKRK; translated from the exons ATGGATCGGAATCAAAAGATGGATCACGTTATCGGCGGGAAGTTTAAGTTGGGTAGGAAGCTTGGAAGTGGATCATTCGGTGAACTTTATTTAG GGATCAATATTCAAACTGGAGAAGAAGTCGCAGTTAAGCTG GAACCTGTGAAGACGAGGCATCCTCAACTGCAGTATGAAtcgaaaatatatatgtttcttcaaGGAGGAA CGGGTGTTCCCCATCTGAAATGGTTTGGAGTTGAGGGTGAATACAGTTGCATGGTTATCGATCTTCTTGGGCCAAGCTTGGAGGACTTATTCAATTACTGCAAGcgaatattttcattaaaatctgTTTTAATGCTTGCAGATCAATTG ATATGTAGAGTTGAGTATATGCATTCGCGGGGTTTTCTTCACCGCGATATTAAACCAGACAACTTTTTGATGGGTCTTGGGCGCAGAGCAAACCAG GTGTATATCATTGATTATGGCCTTGCTAAAAAATACAAGGATCTTCAGACACAAAAGCATATACCATACAG GGAAAACAAGAATCTTACAGGAACTGCTCGGTATGCAAGTGTGAACACACACCTTGGGATTG AGCAAAGTAGAAGAGATGATCTGGAGTCACTTGGTTATGTGTTGATGTATTTTCTACGAGGAAG TCTTCCGTGGCAAGGTTTAAAAGCTGGTACGAAGAAGCAGAAATATGACAAGATTAGTGAAAAGAAGATGCTTACTTCTGTAGAG ACTCTTTGCAAGTCGTATCCATCAGAGTTCACATCGTACTTCCATTACTGTCGTTCATTGAGATTTGAGGACAAACCGGATTATTCATATCTGAGAAGACTTTTTAGGGATCTTTTCATTCGTGAAG GTTATCAGCTtgattatgtgtttgattggACAATCTCGAAGTATCCTCAGATTGGCTCTAGTTCGAGACCAAGG CCAACTCCAAGACCAGCGTTGGACCCTCCAGGACCACCTGCAGAAAGAGCTGAAAAGCCTACAG TCGGACAGGACCTGCGAGGAAGATTTACAGGTGCAATTGAGGCATTCACCAGACGAAATGTTTCAAGCCAAGGCGCTCTTGGTGATCGCTCTAGACACAGATCTTCTGATGATATACCCTCTTCTGCCAAGGAAGTG CACGAGTCTCGAAATGGAAGTACCTCAAAGAGAGGTGTGATATCAAGCACCAGACCTGGCTCATCAGCTGAACCAAGCGAGAACCACTCAAGCCGACTATTTTCAAGTGGTTCACGTCATGCCACAACCCAACGGGTTCCACAGAGCTATGAATCTGCAGCTGCAGCAAGGCCTGGGCATGAGGATGCCATTAGAAACTTCGAGCTCCTTACCATCGGCTCtggaaagaagaggaaatga
- the CKI1 gene encoding casein kinase I, producing the protein MDRNQKMDHVIGGKFKLGRKLGSGSFGELYLGINIQTGEEVAVKLEPVKTRHPQLQYESKIYMFLQGGTGVPHLKWFGVEGEYSCMVIDLLGPSLEDLFNYCKRIFSLKSVLMLADQLICRVEYMHSRGFLHRDIKPDNFLMGLGRRANQVYIIDYGLAKKYKDLQTQKHIPYRENKNLTGTARYASVNTHLGIEQSRRDDLESLGYVLMYFLRGSLPWQGLKAGTKKQKYDKISEKKMLTSVETLCKSYPSEFTSYFHYCRSLRFEDKPDYSYLRRLFRDLFIREGYQLDYVFDWTISKYPQIGSSSRPRPTPRPALDPPGPPAERAEKPTGTLMFSVSYIGGTNTKRYIKKFILSCKFMRQC; encoded by the exons ATGGATCGGAATCAAAAGATGGATCACGTTATCGGCGGGAAGTTTAAGTTGGGTAGGAAGCTTGGAAGTGGATCATTCGGTGAACTTTATTTAG GGATCAATATTCAAACTGGAGAAGAAGTCGCAGTTAAGCTG GAACCTGTGAAGACGAGGCATCCTCAACTGCAGTATGAAtcgaaaatatatatgtttcttcaaGGAGGAA CGGGTGTTCCCCATCTGAAATGGTTTGGAGTTGAGGGTGAATACAGTTGCATGGTTATCGATCTTCTTGGGCCAAGCTTGGAGGACTTATTCAATTACTGCAAGcgaatattttcattaaaatctgTTTTAATGCTTGCAGATCAATTG ATATGTAGAGTTGAGTATATGCATTCGCGGGGTTTTCTTCACCGCGATATTAAACCAGACAACTTTTTGATGGGTCTTGGGCGCAGAGCAAACCAG GTGTATATCATTGATTATGGCCTTGCTAAAAAATACAAGGATCTTCAGACACAAAAGCATATACCATACAG GGAAAACAAGAATCTTACAGGAACTGCTCGGTATGCAAGTGTGAACACACACCTTGGGATTG AGCAAAGTAGAAGAGATGATCTGGAGTCACTTGGTTATGTGTTGATGTATTTTCTACGAGGAAG TCTTCCGTGGCAAGGTTTAAAAGCTGGTACGAAGAAGCAGAAATATGACAAGATTAGTGAAAAGAAGATGCTTACTTCTGTAGAG ACTCTTTGCAAGTCGTATCCATCAGAGTTCACATCGTACTTCCATTACTGTCGTTCATTGAGATTTGAGGACAAACCGGATTATTCATATCTGAGAAGACTTTTTAGGGATCTTTTCATTCGTGAAG GTTATCAGCTtgattatgtgtttgattggACAATCTCGAAGTATCCTCAGATTGGCTCTAGTTCGAGACCAAGG CCAACTCCAAGACCAGCGTTGGACCCTCCAGGACCACCTGCAGAAAGAGCTGAAAAGCCTACAGGTACATTGATGTTCTCTGTCTCTTATATTGGAGGGACGAATACAAAGAGATATAtcaaaaagtttattttaagTTGTAAATTTATGAGACAGTGTTGA
- a CDS encoding Splicing factor 3B subunit 5/RDS3 complex subunit 10 (Splicing factor 3B subunit 5/RDS3 complex subunit 10; CONTAINS InterPro DOMAIN/s: Splicing factor 3B subunit 5/RDS3 complex subunit 10 (InterPro:IPR009846), Splicing factor 3B, subunit 5 (InterPro:IPR017089); BEST Arabidopsis thaliana protein match is: Splicing factor 3B subunit 5/RDS3 complex subunit 10 (TAIR:AT3G23325.1); Has 333 Blast hits to 333 proteins in 170 species: Archae - 0; Bacteria - 0; Metazoa - 121; Fungi - 97; Plants - 62; Viruses - 0; Other Eukaryotes - 53 (source: NCBI BLink).) has product MQASDRFNINSQLEHLQAKYVGTGHADLSRFEWAVNIQRDSYASYIGHYPMLSYFAIAENESIGRERYNFMQKMLLPCGLPPEREEE; this is encoded by the exons ATGCAG gcAAGTGATAGGTTTAACATCAATTCTCAGCTTGAGCATCTTCAAGCTAAATATGTTGGAACCGGTCATGCTGATTTGAGTAGATT TGAGTGGGCTGTGAACATTCAGCGTGATAGTTATGCTTCATACATTGGTCACTACCCTATGCTTTCATACTTTGCTATTGCTGAGAACGAGTCTATTGGACGAGAACGCTACAATTTCATGCAG AAAATGCTATTACCCTGCGGCCTTCCTCcggaaagagaagaggaatAG
- a CDS encoding Splicing factor 3B subunit 5/RDS3 complex subunit 10 — MQASDRFNINSQLEHLQAKYVGTGHADLSRFEWAVNIQRDSYASYIGHYPMLSYFAIAENESIGRERYNFMQVCLLSCLLHITFSSDKSTVQDLDYDSMFI; from the exons ATGCAG gcAAGTGATAGGTTTAACATCAATTCTCAGCTTGAGCATCTTCAAGCTAAATATGTTGGAACCGGTCATGCTGATTTGAGTAGATT TGAGTGGGCTGTGAACATTCAGCGTGATAGTTATGCTTCATACATTGGTCACTACCCTATGCTTTCATACTTTGCTATTGCTGAGAACGAGTCTATTGGACGAGAACGCTACAATTTCATGCAGGTTTGCCTCCTTTCATGTCTTTTGCATATTACTTTCTCTAGTGACAAATCTACAGTTCAAGATTTGGATTATGATTCTATGTTTATTTGA